The following proteins come from a genomic window of Sphaerisporangium rubeum:
- a CDS encoding CBS domain-containing protein, translating into MRRLPVIDGHKLVGIVALADVARALPDRPVGELVDALTEK; encoded by the coding sequence GTGCGCCGGCTTCCCGTCATCGACGGCCACAAGCTCGTCGGCATCGTCGCGCTCGCCGATGTGGCGCGCGCGCTTCCCGACCGGCCCGTCGGCGAACTGGTGGACGCGCTCACCGAGAAGTGA
- a CDS encoding VOC family protein yields MTTRATFVAVTLDCASPKELAGFYAAITGYETQYASDDYAYIGDETHAIGFQRVDERKPAAWPGPDKQFHLDFRVPDVEQAVRDYVGLGATRPDFQPGDGAWVVLADPEGHLFCVCPPRT; encoded by the coding sequence ATGACGACTAGAGCGACCTTCGTCGCGGTGACCCTGGACTGTGCCTCTCCGAAGGAACTGGCCGGGTTCTACGCCGCGATCACCGGATACGAGACCCAGTACGCCTCCGACGACTACGCCTACATCGGGGACGAGACGCACGCCATCGGCTTCCAGCGGGTGGACGAGCGCAAGCCGGCCGCGTGGCCGGGGCCGGACAAGCAGTTCCACCTGGACTTCCGGGTGCCGGACGTGGAGCAGGCGGTGCGTGACTACGTCGGGCTCGGCGCGACCAGGCCGGACTTCCAGCCGGGGGACGGGGCCTGGGTCGTGCTGGCCGATCCGGAGGGACATCTGTTCTGCGTGTGCCCGCCGCGTACCTGA